A window of Solanum stenotomum isolate F172 chromosome 9, ASM1918654v1, whole genome shotgun sequence genomic DNA:
CTTCTAAATTTTTCTAGCATTACAACAAGTATATTAAAGTGTGGACCCAATTTCTTGAATCGAATTCTATGGTTCTAACCCTcatctttattttaaatttgtaaacGTCTTACTTATagaattatgttaaaaattcaTATAATGTTTGCCTCagtaaaaagaatatttttcaacattaaattgataaaattttatCTAAATCTAATAACCGAAGGAAAAAGTTTGAagaaatcatttataaaaaaaatttaaaagtaacaatttgcatctaaaaaaaaatataaaaaaataaatttaaataaatatatatataaaatctgtTAATAGTTTAGGTCTCTAAttaaaatttcactttagacCTCCAATTACGTTAACCCGCCCctgattaaatataaaaaaactaacATATTGAAACCTTCCTttcttatattaaatataaaaaaaaaattacaaaattattgaaagttttactttacttattttcttacaaatattgaatataCATGAGATATATGCCCCGTCAGATGTCTTGTGAATTGAGATTTATGTCTCGTTCCGTTGCATAAAACGTCTTGCCTCATACTTGTACAGTTTAAAACATTATTCATCTTTTAACTATCTTGCTCGCCtcacacccaaaaaaaataaaattgattgcATAAATGGAAGACTTGCTCCATACGTTGTTGGTTGTTGTTGGCCTCAAAAGCAAatgtcttttttaaaattttcccaTTGATGTCTTTTGACCATAGACTACTATATATActctgttaaaaaaaaaaaaattggtttgtAGAGTGAAGATTGACCAAAAAAATGGATAGAGAAGACATTGAGTGTTCATTGATTGAAGAAAGTGTAAAGAAAAATGAGATTTTGGGAGAAGTAAAGAGGTTATTGGTATTAGCAGGGCCTTTAATGTCTGttaattttttactttcttgTTTACAGGTTATATCTATAATGTTTGTTGGTCATCTTGGAGAGTTATCCCTTTCTGGTGCTTCAATGGCTACTTCATTTGCCTCTGTATCTGGTCTCAGCTTGTTGGTTAGtctattttttaaacttattGGTAGGCGTGCAAATAAAAGTCTCGTATTAATAGCTGAAAAGTTTGAGcccttttgagaaaaaaatacatgCAGGTTTGGTCCAAAATGGACAATATCACAGTAGTATTTACTTATTGTGCTCTTGGTGTTTGAAGAAATGTCTATTCCATTAGTTAAAActatgttgaagtgtgtgagcatctcatctaaaaatttaagttattaGAGGGaacacacttttattatttaataatattttcaacacGCCCCTTCATGTGCGGGCCTGATTTTCTTTCTTGAGCCAAACGcgtgaaaattcttttttatttgggtGGCGGTGAGATTTAATCTCAGGACCTCTGTCTGCTCTCTGATatcatgttgaagtgtgtgaccatctaaTCTAAAAGTTTAAGCTATTAGAAGGAGGGGagcacatttttattatttaataatattttcaacaaGCTCTCATGTTAATATTTGTTATTAAGCTATTATTTGGTCATACATTTTGAAACCTAGAAAAGTTTGAGTGTttaaagttgtgatttttggaatttgaagttgtgtttggacgtgcattttacttgaaaaatatttgaagttatgTGACTGGAAGTCTCAAATGCTGGTCTGAGCCGGTTTTGGGAACTGAATAATAGTTGAAGATTGGAATTCCAAAATCTGATCAAATTTTATTGCCAAACAgatatttgaagataaattttcaGAATCTACTCCCAAATGCTAGTAAGCTAAAATGGTTGTACTGATAAATGCTTAATGGAATTTTACCATGTCGGACATGTTTACTGAGTGTTTCATTTAGTAGAATTTTACTCACATCCACTAATTGATACATATGGAACTAAGTTCATTTTGTAGGTTATTGTATAACCTATAACTGAGTATATAGAAATTTATCTTTTTAGTTATTTGGTACCAACTTAAATGGTGTTTTAGCATCTCTAAATATCATACTGCATCTTGCTAGAGCAGCTAGGATTGGCAAGTGCATTGGACACTTTATGTGGGCAATCATATGGAGCAAAGCAGTATCATATGCTCGGTATCCATATGCAAAGGGCAATGCTTGTTCTTCTACTGGCCAGTGTTCCTCTTGCCTGTATTTGGGCTAATGCAGGACATATTCTTGTATTATTGGGACAAGATCCGGAAATAGCAGCTGAAGCAGGAAGTTATGCGCGATATATGATTCCAACTATTTTCGCCTATGCGCTTCTTCAGTGTCATATTAGATTTCTACAAGCCCAAAAAAATGTGATCCCTATGATGTTCAGCGCCGGAATCACTACTTTACTGCATATATTCACTTGTTGGATTCTGGTGTTTAAATCTGGGCTAGGCAACAAGGGGGCTGCTCTGGCTAATTCTATTTCCTACTGGATTAATCTCTTGTTGCTAACGGCATATGTCAGAATATCGCCTTCCTGCAAAAACACTTGGACTGGATTTTCGAAAGAGGCATTTCATGATATATGGACATATATGAGACTTGCCATTCCTTCTGCTGTTATGCTCTGGTAGTGTTCTTAATCTATGTGAACCATTTATTCGATCGCCCTTTCAAAATGaacaaatgaaacaaaatatcTTTGCTTTTCTTGACAACAGCTTAGAGATTTGGTCATTTGAAATGATGGTTCTGTTGTCCGGACTTCTTCCAAATCCAAAGCTAGAAACGTCGGTTCTTTCAATCAGGTTGGACTTCTTAGACACGCTAATACAAATCTCAAGTTGACATTTCAAAGGGTTgctaattttgaattatttcagCCTTAATACATGTTCCATGGTGTATATGATACCTCTAGGACTAAGTGGTGCCACGAGGTGAATTTCCAACATCGttaatttttcctttatatGGTTCTTCAttagtttgtataattaattGGTTTTCTCCTCAGTGTAAGAGTCTCAAATGAACTAGGTGCAGGACGACCTCAAGCAGCTCGTTTAGCAGCTAGTACTGCAGTATTCTTGGTGGCAACAGAAGGAGTTATTGCAGCAATAGTGTTGATTTTTGTTCGTAAACTGTGGGGCTACTGTTATAGCACTGAGGAAGAAGTAGTGTCATATGTAGCACAGATGCTAGTCTTGCTAGCAGGATCCCACTTCTTAGATGGCATTCAATCTGTACTTTCAGGTTCGTCCAAATTTTTACAATATGAGTTTCCTGCTTTTATATTTCAAGACTCTTGACTACAATTCTTGATTTGTCTAAAACAAGGCTTGAGGAGGCTAGACGGGTATGTTGCCCgtactctccaaaaatgttgtcgGACACCCCAAAAATGTACTACTTATGGAGGATCTGACACGCACCTGGCAACacttttgaagagtccaagcaaatTTGGAATAGCTAAATGCAGCAGTTTGATTAGCTAATCGAGAGAGTGGGTTCTGAAGTGTATATCTATTGCTATCTACACTTGTTTTTCACACGCGCACACATATATATGTTCCCCTGGAACTCTGAGTTCTACGAGCTCACAAACCCATTCTATACTTGTTTTTTTCATAGACATACATATATGATTAGACCCTGAAACATTGAGTTCTGCTGAATCCGCAAACCCATGGTTGGATTTGCAACTAAAGTTAAATGACTAGATGATCTTATCACCTAT
This region includes:
- the LOC125876037 gene encoding protein DETOXIFICATION 16-like codes for the protein MDREDIECSLIEESVKKNEILGEVKRLLVLAGPLMSVNFLLSCLQVISIMFVGHLGELSLSGASMATSFASVSGLSLLLGLASALDTLCGQSYGAKQYHMLGIHMQRAMLVLLLASVPLACIWANAGHILVLLGQDPEIAAEAGSYARYMIPTIFAYALLQCHIRFLQAQKNVIPMMFSAGITTLLHIFTCWILVFKSGLGNKGAALANSISYWINLLLLTAYVRISPSCKNTWTGFSKEAFHDIWTYMRLAIPSAVMLCLEIWSFEMMVLLSGLLPNPKLETSVLSISLNTCSMVYMIPLGLSGATSVRVSNELGAGRPQAARLAASTAVFLVATEGVIAAIVLIFVRKLWGYCYSTEEEVVSYVAQMLVLLAGSHFLDGIQSVLSGTARGCGWQKIGALVNLGAYYLFGIPVGVILAFVYHLGGMGLWLGITLALFAQALLLLIVTLRTNWEKEAKKAADRVTPVLLDSDSIAGISRIRGSTDCLGENSRIQLMEMHRSRENKREE